In Gossypium raimondii isolate GPD5lz chromosome 12, ASM2569854v1, whole genome shotgun sequence, a single window of DNA contains:
- the LOC105762712 gene encoding NAC domain-containing protein 104 isoform X1 — protein sequence MGENSSVNLPPGFRFCPTDEELVVHFLQRKAALLPCHPDVIPDLELYPHDPWELDGKALGEGNQWYFYSRRTQKRITGNGYWKPMGIEEDVINSRSKKVGMKKYLVFYIGEGPAAIKTNWIMQEYRLSKSDSSSTKSSKRRGHSKVDYSKWVVCRVYERNCSEDEDDGDDDDDGTQLSCLDEVFLSLDDMDEISLPFN from the exons ATGGGAGAGAATAGCAGTGTTAATCTTCCTCCAGGATTCAGGTTTTGTCCAACTGATGAAGAGCTTGTGGTTCATTTCCTTCAACGCAAGGCTGCCCTGTTGCCTTGCCACCCTGATGTCATCCCTGATCTTGAACTCTATCCCCATGATCCTTGGGAACTTGATG GCAAAGCTTTGGGTGAGGGGAACCAATGGTACTTTTACAGTAGAAGGACGCAAAAAAGGATTACCGGCAATGGGTACTGGAAGCCAATGGGAATAGAAGAAGATGTTATTAATAGCAGGAGCAAGAAAGTTGGTATGAAAAAGTATTTGGTTTTCTACATTGGAGAGGGCCCGGCTGCCATCAAAACCAATTGGATAATGCAGGAGTATCGTCTTTCCAAGTCTGATTCTAGCTCCACCAAATCATCCAAACGCCGAGGACATTCCAAAGTA GATTATAGCAAGTGGGTTGTATGTCGAGTTTATGAAAGAAATTGTAGTGAAGACGaagatgatggtgatgatgatgatgatggaacACAACTGTCATGCTTGGATGAAGTGTTTCTATCTTTGGATGATATGGATGAAATAAGCTTGCCATTCAACTAG
- the LOC105762712 gene encoding NAC domain-containing protein 104 isoform X2: MGENSSVNLPPGFRFCPTDEELVVHFLQRKAALLPCHPDVIPDLELYPHDPWELDGKALGEGNQWYFYSRRTQKRITGNGYWKPMGIEEDVINSRSKKVGMKKYLVFYIGEGPAAIKTNWIMQEYRLSKSDSSSTKSSKRRGHSKDYSKWVVCRVYERNCSEDEDDGDDDDDGTQLSCLDEVFLSLDDMDEISLPFN; the protein is encoded by the exons ATGGGAGAGAATAGCAGTGTTAATCTTCCTCCAGGATTCAGGTTTTGTCCAACTGATGAAGAGCTTGTGGTTCATTTCCTTCAACGCAAGGCTGCCCTGTTGCCTTGCCACCCTGATGTCATCCCTGATCTTGAACTCTATCCCCATGATCCTTGGGAACTTGATG GCAAAGCTTTGGGTGAGGGGAACCAATGGTACTTTTACAGTAGAAGGACGCAAAAAAGGATTACCGGCAATGGGTACTGGAAGCCAATGGGAATAGAAGAAGATGTTATTAATAGCAGGAGCAAGAAAGTTGGTATGAAAAAGTATTTGGTTTTCTACATTGGAGAGGGCCCGGCTGCCATCAAAACCAATTGGATAATGCAGGAGTATCGTCTTTCCAAGTCTGATTCTAGCTCCACCAAATCATCCAAACGCCGAGGACATTCCAAA GATTATAGCAAGTGGGTTGTATGTCGAGTTTATGAAAGAAATTGTAGTGAAGACGaagatgatggtgatgatgatgatgatggaacACAACTGTCATGCTTGGATGAAGTGTTTCTATCTTTGGATGATATGGATGAAATAAGCTTGCCATTCAACTAG
- the LOC105762715 gene encoding F-box/kelch-repeat protein At1g22040 codes for MGAFLSSNYSRAGTSEPLEVSQNETCKRQKLSTCLCDENPRLIPCLPDEVSYQILARVPRINYLNAKLVSRSWKASIMSSELFNIRKELGTTEEWLYILTKNEGEKPLWYALDPLSRRWLRFPPMPNVASEDESRKGLNGLRMWNVVGSSIKIADVIRGWLVRKDALDGPSCGCAIGAVNGCLYVLGGFSRASALRCVWQYNPVLNSWSEVCPMLTARAYCKTGILNNKLYVVGGVTRGPGGLTPLQSAEVFDSHTGIWSQIPSMPFSKAQVLPTAFLADLLKPIATGLTSYRGRLFVPQSLYCWPFFVDVGGEVYDPEVNSWVEMPVGMGEGWPARQAGMKLSVTVDGELYALDPSSSLESARVKVYDYQDDAWKFVVGEVPIPNFTDSESPYLLAGLLGKLHVITKDANNNILVLQTDVRNHCTSLSPASSDMHAESAESAAGLDMDIWRVVATRTARCFELVSCQTLSI; via the coding sequence ATGGGGGCATTCTTAAGTTCAAATTATTCCAGGGCTGGAACGAGTGAGCCCTTAGAGGTTTCACAAAATGAAACATGCAAGAGGCAGAAGTTGTCAACATGTCTTTGTGATGAGAATCCAAGATTGATTCCCTGCCTTCCTGATGAGGTATCCTATCAGATTCTTGCTCGAGTTCCAAGGATTAATTACTTGAATGCGAAGTTAGTGTCTCGATCCTGGAAAGCTTCCATCATGAGTTCTGAGCTTTTCAATATTAGGAAAGAGCTTGGAACAACAGAGGAATGGCTCTATATATTGACTAAGAATGAAGGAGAAAAGCCTTTGTGGTATGCCTTGGACCCTTTGTCAAGAAGATGGCTTAGATTCCCTCCAATGCCCAACGTTGCTTCTGAAGATGAATCCAGGAAAGGTTTAAATGGCCTTCGAATGTGGAATGTGGTGGGCTCAAGCATAAAAATTGCTGATGTCATAAGGGGATGGCTTGTCAGGAAGGATGCATTGGACGGTCCATCATGTGGGTGTGCAATTGGTGCTGTTAACGGATGCCTCTATGTGTTAGGAGGATTCTCTAGAGCTTCAGCCCTTAGATGTGTTTGGCAGTATAATCCAGTTCTAAATTCCTGGAGTGAAGTATGTCCAATGTTAACTGCTAGGGCCTACTGTAAGACTGGCATCCTAAATAATAAGCTCTATGTTGTCGGAGGGGTTACCAGGGGTCCTGGTGGATTAACCCCACTTCAGTCTGCTGAAGTATTTGATTCTCATACAGGTATATGGTCTCAAATACCAAGCATGCCATTTTCAAAAGCTCAGGTTCTACCCACTGCCTTTCTGGCTGATCTACTCAAACCCATTGCCACGGGACTGACATCATATAGGGGAAGGTTGTTTGTGCCACAAAGTTTATATTGCTGGCCGTTTTTTGTTGATGTTGGAGGGGAGGTATATGATCCAGAGGTAAATTCATGGGTCGAAATGCCGGTGGGTATGGGTGAGGGTTGGCCTGCAAGACAGGCAGGAATGAAATTAAGTGTCACTGTGGATGGCGAGTTGTATGCGCTTGATCCGTCTAGTTCTCTTGAAAGTGCCAGGGTCAAGGTATATGATTACCAAGATGATGCTTGGAAATTTGTAGTTGGAGAGGTCCCCATTCCTAACTTTACGGATTCAGAATCTCCATATTTACTTGCTGGTTTACTAGGAAAGCTTCATGTGATTACTAAAGATGCCAACAACAATATATTGGTCCTGCAGACTGATGTCCGAAACCATTGTACCTCTCTATCACCAGCTTCTTCCGACATGCATGCTGAGTCTGCAGAGTCTGCAGCTGGATTAGACATGGATATTTGGAGGGTTGTTGCCACAAGGACAGCTCGATGTTTTGAACTAGTAAGTTGTCAGACCCTTAGTATCTAG